In the Pseudothauera hydrothermalis genome, one interval contains:
- a CDS encoding M48 family metallopeptidase produces the protein MPPSEQVRRIVLEGRDIVYRLRRSARRTLALQVDAQGVRVAVPQHCTTAEAERFVAAHGRWLLGKLDALAARPRPRRFVAEDGACFALLGQPCRLRLAGTRRGARWRVGDDGHEELVLPAATPDPAAALIRALQRRALSWFAGRVAEYCHRLGVAAPAVRLSSARTRWGSCSRLSGIRLHWRLIHLDPVLADYVVAHEVAHLVEMNHSSRFWSLVEAIYPDWRAARRQLRAAAATLPEIATGDDLSIDQED, from the coding sequence ATGCCGCCTTCGGAACAAGTGCGCCGGATCGTGTTGGAAGGGCGGGACATCGTGTACCGGTTGCGGCGCTCGGCGCGGCGCACGCTGGCTTTGCAGGTCGATGCGCAGGGCGTGCGGGTAGCCGTGCCGCAGCATTGCACCACGGCCGAGGCGGAGCGCTTCGTGGCGGCGCATGGTCGTTGGCTGCTCGGCAAACTCGATGCGCTGGCCGCCCGCCCACGCCCGAGGCGCTTTGTGGCCGAGGACGGGGCGTGCTTTGCGCTCCTTGGGCAGCCCTGCCGGTTGCGCCTCGCTGGCACCCGACGCGGTGCCCGCTGGCGGGTCGGCGATGACGGTCATGAAGAACTGGTGCTGCCGGCGGCCACACCAGACCCCGCCGCTGCGCTGATCCGCGCCCTGCAGCGGCGGGCCTTGAGCTGGTTTGCCGGACGGGTGGCCGAATATTGCCACCGCCTCGGTGTTGCGGCACCGGCAGTGCGGCTGAGCAGTGCGCGCACCCGGTGGGGGAGTTGCAGTCGGCTATCCGGCATTCGTCTGCATTGGCGGCTGATCCATCTCGATCCGGTGCTGGCCGACTACGTGGTGGCCCACGAAGTGGCGCACCTGGTGGAAATGAACCACTCGTCACGCTTCTGGTCGCTCGTCGAGGCGATCTATCCGGACTGGCGTGCAGCCCGGCGGCAACTGCGCGCCGCGGCGGCGACACTGCCGGAGATCGCCACCGGCGACGACCTATCCATCGATCAGGAGGACTGA
- the plsY gene encoding glycerol-3-phosphate 1-O-acyltransferase PlsY: MNLLLLLAAAYLLGSVPFAILVSRLFGLADPRQYGSGNPGATNVLRSGSKAAALLTLVGDCLKGAAAVWAAQALGFSAEEAALAGLAAFFGHVFSLFLRFNGGKGVATALGVLLGIDPWLAFICLFVWLATAVLTRYSSAAALAAAVSAPLAGYVLLGAPALVAILLLMAAVLVWRHAANIRRLLAGTEGRIGGKSG; encoded by the coding sequence ATGAATCTGCTTTTGCTGTTGGCCGCGGCCTATTTGCTCGGCTCGGTGCCTTTTGCAATCCTTGTCAGTCGTCTATTCGGCCTGGCGGACCCGCGCCAGTACGGCTCAGGCAACCCCGGCGCCACCAATGTGCTGCGAAGCGGCAGCAAGGCTGCGGCATTGCTGACCTTGGTGGGCGATTGCCTGAAAGGCGCGGCCGCGGTATGGGCCGCGCAGGCGCTGGGGTTTTCCGCCGAGGAGGCGGCGCTTGCCGGGCTGGCGGCCTTTTTCGGCCATGTTTTCTCGCTGTTTCTGCGCTTTAACGGCGGCAAGGGTGTCGCCACAGCGCTGGGCGTGCTATTGGGCATCGATCCCTGGCTGGCGTTTATCTGCCTGTTCGTGTGGCTGGCAACCGCCGTACTGACCCGCTATTCTTCGGCCGCAGCGCTGGCAGCTGCGGTCAGTGCGCCGCTTGCGGGTTATGTTTTACTCGGCGCGCCAGCCTTGGTGGCCATACTTTTGCTCATGGCCGCCGTGCTCGTTTGGCGGCATGCCGCCAATATCCGCCGTCTGTTGGCTGGCACCGAAGGCCGCATCGGCGGTAAATCCGGCTAA
- a CDS encoding EI24 domain-containing protein, with amino-acid sequence MAHILVSLTRALRSLAQPGILWQLIWPGLAAALVWLVVAIFSWAALVDGLVGWVESWTWIGPWVSQSEVAGGLLLVLAKIAVFLLFVPMIYLTAALLVAVVALPIMLEKVAVREYGDLEQRRGGSNLGSLWNSALAALLFLLALLLSLPFWLIPGFGLVASVGLTAWLNQKAFGYDALMLHADADEMLALRRDLRAQMLLLGGVCALLAYVPLVNIVAPAFCGLAFVHFMLEALRRTRAERGVSILDAPHETSSRSL; translated from the coding sequence ATGGCGCATATCCTGGTTTCTTTGACCCGCGCGCTGCGCAGCCTGGCGCAGCCAGGCATTTTGTGGCAGTTGATCTGGCCGGGGCTGGCTGCGGCCCTGGTGTGGCTGGTGGTGGCAATTTTCAGCTGGGCTGCGCTGGTCGATGGCCTAGTGGGCTGGGTGGAGAGTTGGACCTGGATCGGACCCTGGGTCAGTCAGTCCGAAGTGGCCGGCGGCCTGTTGCTGGTGCTGGCCAAAATTGCGGTGTTCTTGCTTTTCGTGCCGATGATCTACCTTACCGCCGCGTTGTTGGTGGCGGTGGTGGCGTTGCCGATCATGCTGGAGAAGGTGGCCGTGCGTGAATATGGCGACCTGGAGCAACGGCGTGGCGGTTCGAATCTCGGCAGCCTGTGGAATTCGGCGCTTGCCGCGCTGTTGTTCCTGTTGGCGTTGTTGCTGTCCTTGCCGTTTTGGCTGATTCCCGGCTTCGGCCTGGTCGCTTCGGTGGGCTTGACCGCGTGGCTGAACCAAAAGGCTTTTGGCTATGATGCGCTGATGCTGCACGCGGACGCGGACGAAATGCTTGCCCTGCGGCGCGATTTGCGCGCCCAGATGCTGCTATTGGGCGGCGTGTGCGCGCTGCTGGCCTATGTGCCGTTGGTCAATATCGTGGCCCCCGCGTTTTGCGGCCTGGCCTTTGTTCATTTCATGCTCGAAGCCTTGCGACGCACGCGGGCCGAGCGCGGCGTATCCATCCTGGATGCGCCGCACGAGACCTCCAGCAGGAGCCTATGA
- the gloA gene encoding lactoylglutathione lyase, whose translation MRLLHTMLRVGNLERSIAFYTEVLGMRLLRRQDYPEGRFTLAFVGYQDEADGAVIELTHNWDTSSYELGNGFGHIAVAVPDAYRACEEIRARGGKVVREAGPMKHGSTVIAFIEDPDGYKIELIQRDAEHG comes from the coding sequence ATGCGTTTGCTGCATACCATGCTTCGGGTCGGCAACCTGGAGCGCTCGATCGCTTTCTATACCGAAGTGCTCGGCATGCGCCTGCTGCGCCGGCAGGATTATCCGGAAGGACGCTTCACGCTGGCTTTCGTCGGCTACCAGGATGAAGCCGACGGCGCGGTCATCGAGCTGACCCATAACTGGGATACCTCGTCTTACGAGCTGGGTAATGGATTTGGCCACATTGCGGTGGCAGTGCCGGACGCCTACCGGGCATGCGAAGAAATCCGTGCGCGCGGTGGCAAAGTGGTACGTGAGGCCGGGCCAATGAAGCATGGCAGCACGGTAATTGCCTTCATCGAAGACCCGGACGGCTACAAGATCGAATTGATCCAGCGCGACGCCGAACACGGATGA
- the tsaD gene encoding tRNA (adenosine(37)-N6)-threonylcarbamoyltransferase complex transferase subunit TsaD, whose amino-acid sequence MKVLGIESSCDETGVALYDTERGLLGHRVHSQIDLHAAYGGVVPELASRDHIRRLPLLLREMLAVAGCRLDEIDAVAYTAGPGLAGALLVGAGVAESLAMALGVRTLPVHHLEGHLLSPLLSAQPPAFPFVALLVSGGHTQLMRVGGVGEYELLGESLDDAAGEAFDKTAKLLGLGYPGGPQLARLADRGRAGRFRLPRPMLNSGDLDFSFSGLKTAVLNTVCAPGWRTEDAADLAADFQQAVVDVLVEKALAALARTGLTRLVVAGGVGANRSLRARLDQAAKRRGWQVYYPEPELCTDNGAMIAFAGAMRLAAGEHGQTAGRIGICPRWPLAEVGKPA is encoded by the coding sequence ATGAAAGTACTGGGAATCGAATCGTCCTGTGACGAAACCGGGGTGGCGCTCTACGACACCGAGCGCGGCCTGTTGGGGCATCGGGTGCATTCCCAGATCGATCTGCATGCCGCCTACGGCGGTGTGGTGCCTGAGCTGGCTTCGCGTGACCACATCCGTCGCCTGCCGCTGCTGCTGCGTGAGATGCTGGCCGTGGCCGGCTGCAGGTTGGACGAGATCGATGCGGTAGCTTATACCGCCGGTCCCGGGCTGGCCGGGGCGCTATTGGTCGGTGCCGGGGTGGCGGAGTCTTTGGCCATGGCCCTGGGGGTGCGCACGCTGCCGGTGCATCACTTGGAAGGGCACCTGCTGTCGCCGCTGTTGTCGGCCCAACCGCCGGCGTTTCCGTTCGTGGCCTTGCTGGTCTCGGGCGGCCATACCCAGTTGATGCGGGTCGGTGGGGTGGGTGAATATGAGCTGCTGGGCGAGTCGCTCGACGACGCCGCCGGTGAGGCCTTCGACAAAACCGCCAAGCTGCTCGGTCTGGGCTACCCGGGCGGTCCGCAATTGGCCCGCTTGGCCGATCGGGGGCGAGCCGGTCGTTTTCGCCTGCCGCGCCCGATGCTCAATTCGGGCGATCTCGATTTCAGCTTCAGCGGGCTTAAAACCGCAGTGCTCAACACCGTTTGCGCGCCGGGCTGGCGCACCGAAGACGCTGCCGATTTGGCCGCGGACTTTCAACAAGCGGTGGTCGACGTGCTGGTTGAAAAAGCGCTTGCCGCGCTTGCACGTACCGGTCTGACGCGCCTGGTGGTGGCCGGCGGCGTGGGCGCCAACCGCAGCTTGCGCGCGCGGCTGGACCAGGCGGCCAAGCGGCGCGGCTGGCAAGTGTATTACCCTGAGCCCGAGTTATGCACCGACAACGGAGCGATGATCGCCTTTGCCGGCGCGATGCGCTTGGCGGCCGGAGAACACGGCCAGACAGCGGGCCGCATCGGCATCTGCCCGCGTTGGCCGCTGGCGGAGGTGGGCAAGCCGGCCTGA
- a CDS encoding cytochrome C assembly family protein, with protein MGKILLHLVPASLYGALGIYFWRTCWLGSAHGSTRQCMSRRERLVLLAALLIHGMALHGALFPGGQMRFGFGVAISLMIWLAICFYWVETLYARLDGLQALAMPAGVVGAVLPALFPGEHVLTNAGSPAFRAHFIIAMLAYSLFTLAALHALLMAVAERQLHNARLTRALAGLPPLLTMEALLFRLIGIAFVLLTLTLVSGVVFSETLFGQAFRLDHKTVFAIVSWLLFGTLLAGRHLRGWRGRVALRWTLAGFVALMLAYVGSRFVIEVVLGRAN; from the coding sequence ATGGGCAAGATTCTACTTCATCTCGTTCCGGCCTCGCTGTACGGCGCCCTGGGCATATATTTCTGGCGCACCTGCTGGCTGGGCAGCGCTCACGGCAGTACACGTCAGTGTATGTCACGCCGCGAGCGCCTGGTGTTACTGGCAGCCTTGCTGATACACGGCATGGCACTGCACGGCGCGCTGTTTCCGGGCGGGCAGATGCGTTTTGGCTTTGGAGTGGCCATCTCGCTGATGATCTGGCTGGCGATCTGCTTTTATTGGGTGGAAACCCTGTATGCACGCCTCGACGGGCTGCAAGCATTGGCCATGCCCGCAGGGGTGGTCGGCGCCGTGCTGCCAGCCTTGTTCCCCGGCGAGCATGTGTTGACCAATGCCGGCTCGCCCGCTTTCCGCGCCCACTTCATCATTGCCATGCTGGCCTACAGTCTATTTACCTTGGCCGCACTGCATGCCCTGCTGATGGCGGTGGCCGAACGCCAGCTACACAACGCGCGCCTGACCCGCGCACTGGCCGGGCTGCCGCCGCTTCTCACCATGGAAGCGCTGCTGTTTCGGCTGATTGGCATTGCCTTCGTACTACTCACGCTGACCTTGGTGTCCGGTGTGGTGTTTTCCGAAACCCTGTTCGGGCAGGCGTTCCGCCTGGATCACAAAACCGTGTTCGCCATCGTTTCATGGTTGCTGTTCGGCACGCTGCTGGCCGGCCGCCACCTGCGCGGCTGGCGCGGCCGGGTGGCGTTGCGCTGGACGCTGGCCGGTTTCGTCGCCCTGATGCTGGCCTATGTGGGCAGCCGCTTTGTCATCGAGGTCGTGCTCGGCCGGGCAAACTAG
- a CDS encoding competence/damage-inducible protein A encodes MAFGALIIGDEILSGRRNDKHLTKLIELLGVRGLKLAWARYAGDDRIRLTETLRQTFASGDVVFSFGGIGATPDDHTRQAAAAALGVESVLHPEAEAEIRARFGAETTPERLQMGVFPLGSRIIPNPYNRIPGFAIHDHWFVPGFPQMAWPMVEWVLDTHYAHLHHAEDYVEQSITVWDAYEGQLIDLMRQVTEEFPDATLFSLPTLAAAGQRRSLELGMKGPAARVAEAMARIKAELQRRGYPWEARD; translated from the coding sequence ATGGCCTTTGGCGCTTTGATCATCGGCGACGAAATCCTTTCCGGCCGGCGCAACGACAAGCATTTGACCAAGCTGATCGAGCTACTTGGTGTGCGTGGGCTCAAGCTGGCCTGGGCGCGCTATGCCGGGGATGATCGCATCCGTCTGACCGAAACCCTGCGGCAGACTTTTGCCAGCGGGGACGTGGTGTTCAGCTTCGGCGGCATTGGCGCCACGCCGGATGACCACACCCGTCAGGCGGCCGCGGCCGCCCTCGGTGTAGAAAGCGTTCTGCATCCCGAGGCGGAAGCCGAAATCCGCGCGCGTTTTGGCGCGGAAACCACGCCGGAGCGCCTGCAGATGGGCGTATTTCCGCTGGGTAGTCGGATCATCCCCAATCCTTACAACCGGATTCCGGGTTTTGCCATCCACGACCATTGGTTCGTGCCCGGTTTTCCGCAGATGGCCTGGCCGATGGTCGAATGGGTGCTGGACACCCATTACGCCCATCTGCATCACGCCGAGGACTATGTCGAACAGTCGATCACCGTGTGGGACGCCTACGAAGGGCAGTTGATCGATCTGATGCGCCAAGTGACCGAGGAGTTTCCAGACGCCACCCTGTTCAGCCTGCCCACTCTGGCCGCAGCCGGGCAGCGGCGCAGCCTGGAACTGGGCATGAAGGGGCCTGCTGCCCGCGTGGCCGAGGCGATGGCGCGGATCAAGGCGGAGCTGCAACGGCGTGGCTATCCGTGGGAGGCGCGCGACTGA
- the ffh gene encoding signal recognition particle protein, giving the protein MLDNLTQRLSKVVKSLRGQARLTEDNIQDALREVRMALLEADVALPVVKDFIARVKEKAIGQEVIGSLSPGQALVGVVHDELKALMGGSHSGLNLATQPPAVILMAGLQGAGKTTTTGKLGKLLAERMKKKVLAVSTDVYRPAAIDQLKAVAGQAGIEFFASTPDQKPVDIALAALDYARRHYFDVLLVDTAGRLAIDEAMMAEIQGLHAALKPVETLFVVDAMLGQDAVNTARAFNDALPLTGVVLTKLDGDARGGAALSVRHVTGKPLKFAGVGEKLSGLEEFHPERMASRILGMGDILGLVEEARRGVDEEKARAFAKKLKSGKGFDLNDFKEQIGQVRGMGGIGAMLDKLPAQFAQAAGKLQGGVEEKMIARIEGIINSMTPQERAKPEIIKASRKRRIAAGAGVTVQEVNRLLNQFEQTQKMMKQFSKGGMQKMLRGLRGMLPGGLMR; this is encoded by the coding sequence ATGCTCGACAATCTCACCCAGCGGCTGTCCAAGGTCGTCAAATCATTGCGCGGCCAGGCCCGCCTGACCGAAGACAACATTCAGGACGCGCTGCGCGAAGTACGCATGGCCTTGCTGGAGGCCGATGTGGCGCTGCCAGTGGTCAAGGATTTCATCGCGCGGGTTAAGGAAAAGGCCATCGGCCAGGAAGTCATCGGTTCGCTGTCGCCCGGCCAGGCGCTGGTCGGCGTGGTGCATGACGAGCTCAAGGCGTTGATGGGCGGCAGTCACAGCGGACTGAACCTCGCCACACAGCCGCCAGCGGTGATTCTGATGGCCGGTCTGCAGGGCGCGGGTAAAACCACCACCACCGGCAAGCTCGGCAAACTGCTAGCCGAGCGGATGAAGAAAAAGGTGCTCGCGGTGTCGACCGACGTTTATCGGCCGGCGGCTATCGACCAGCTCAAAGCGGTGGCTGGCCAGGCGGGCATCGAGTTCTTTGCCTCGACTCCCGACCAAAAGCCGGTGGACATCGCGCTGGCCGCGCTCGATTACGCTCGACGGCATTATTTTGACGTACTGCTGGTCGACACCGCCGGCCGCTTGGCCATCGATGAGGCGATGATGGCCGAAATCCAGGGCCTGCATGCCGCGCTCAAACCGGTCGAAACCTTGTTCGTGGTCGATGCCATGCTTGGCCAGGATGCGGTCAATACCGCGCGCGCTTTCAATGACGCCCTGCCACTGACCGGCGTGGTGCTGACCAAGCTAGACGGCGATGCACGTGGCGGTGCGGCATTGTCGGTACGCCATGTCACCGGCAAGCCGCTCAAGTTTGCCGGCGTAGGCGAAAAGCTCTCCGGACTGGAGGAGTTCCATCCGGAGCGCATGGCCAGCCGCATCCTGGGTATGGGCGACATTCTCGGCTTGGTCGAGGAGGCGCGTCGCGGGGTCGATGAGGAAAAAGCCCGTGCTTTTGCCAAAAAGCTCAAGAGCGGCAAAGGTTTCGACCTCAACGATTTCAAAGAGCAGATCGGCCAGGTACGCGGCATGGGCGGAATTGGCGCCATGCTCGACAAGCTGCCCGCGCAGTTTGCCCAGGCCGCCGGCAAACTGCAGGGTGGGGTCGAAGAAAAAATGATTGCCCGCATCGAAGGCATCATCAACTCGATGACGCCGCAAGAACGCGCCAAACCCGAGATCATCAAGGCCAGCCGCAAGCGCCGTATCGCTGCCGGCGCCGGCGTCACGGTGCAGGAAGTCAATCGGCTGCTCAACCAGTTCGAACAGACCCAAAAAATGATGAAGCAATTTTCCAAAGGCGGCATGCAAAAGATGCTCCGTGGGCTCAGGGGCATGTTGCCGGGCGGCTTGATGCGTTGA
- a CDS encoding HlyC/CorC family transporter produces the protein MLQLTALVLLLVLSGAFSMTETVMMAANRYKLRSRAAAGHTGARLALDLLGKTDRLLGVVLLFNNLVNIAAATLSSVITIDLFGEERWALGTGTVLLTFFILVFSEITPKVIGAHYADRLAPILSYPLTALLKVAYFAVWFVNLFVSGLLHLLRLKPVQEDGPASLSIDELRAMVLESGHYMPAKHRSILVNLFDLEHITVEDVMTARGAIESIDLSAPEEDIRQQLATSYHTRLPVFEDDSERVIGILHLRRVLGRVLDGQLSRDAIRALTSPPYFIPANTSIYTQLQYFQENQQRMALVVDEYGELLGLVTLEDIIEELIGKFTTSMPDGSDRISWGQDGSVLVDGSQNLRELNRKLGLALPLDGPKTLNGLILEYLQDIPEGELSIKIADTPIEVVQTQDRMVRTARIFRPVAAGGPPTTAPGPDR, from the coding sequence GTGCTGCAGTTGACCGCACTGGTCCTGCTGCTCGTCCTCTCCGGGGCCTTCTCGATGACCGAAACGGTCATGATGGCCGCCAACCGCTACAAACTGCGCTCGCGCGCTGCCGCTGGCCACACCGGCGCCCGCTTGGCGCTCGATCTGTTGGGCAAGACCGACCGCTTGCTGGGCGTGGTCCTGCTGTTCAACAACCTGGTCAATATCGCAGCCGCCACGCTGTCGAGTGTCATCACCATCGACCTGTTCGGTGAAGAGCGCTGGGCGCTTGGCACCGGCACGGTTCTACTGACCTTCTTTATCCTGGTGTTCTCCGAGATCACCCCAAAGGTCATCGGGGCTCACTACGCCGACCGGCTGGCTCCGATCCTCAGCTATCCGCTCACCGCGCTGCTCAAAGTTGCCTATTTTGCGGTCTGGTTTGTCAACCTATTCGTCAGCGGGCTATTGCATCTGTTGCGGCTCAAGCCCGTGCAGGAGGACGGTCCTGCCAGCCTGTCGATCGATGAATTACGCGCCATGGTGCTCGAATCCGGCCATTACATGCCCGCCAAGCACCGCAGCATCCTGGTCAACCTGTTCGACCTCGAACACATCACGGTGGAAGATGTGATGACCGCGCGCGGCGCGATCGAGAGCATCGACCTCAGCGCACCGGAAGAGGACATCCGCCAGCAACTGGCCACCAGCTACCATACCCGCCTGCCGGTATTCGAGGACGATTCGGAACGGGTGATCGGCATTCTCCACCTGCGCCGGGTGCTCGGCCGGGTACTGGACGGCCAATTGAGCCGAGACGCCATCCGCGCACTCACCAGCCCCCCCTACTTCATACCCGCCAATACCTCGATCTACACGCAATTGCAGTACTTCCAGGAAAACCAGCAACGCATGGCCTTGGTAGTCGATGAGTATGGCGAGCTGCTCGGACTGGTAACCCTGGAAGACATCATCGAAGAGCTGATCGGAAAATTCACCACCAGCATGCCCGATGGCAGCGACCGCATCAGTTGGGGCCAAGACGGCAGCGTACTGGTCGACGGCAGCCAGAATCTGCGCGAGCTCAACCGCAAGCTGGGTTTGGCGCTCCCGCTCGATGGCCCCAAGACGCTCAACGGCCTGATTTTGGAGTACCTGCAAGACATCCCGGAGGGCGAGCTGTCGATCAAAATTGCCGACACGCCGATCGAAGTGGTGCAAACACAGGATCGCATGGTGCGGACCGCGCGGATTTTTCGCCCGGTCGCAGCCGGCGGTCCGCCCACGACAGCACCGGGACCGGACCGCTAG